The region ATCCTAGGTGTCTCTTTTCTCCACCGGAAAAACAAGAAAGGTGTCTCTTTCCGTGGCAAGGTAACATGAGCGCATGTGCTCAGTGTGCACACCTCTAGTTGAGCACCAAGTTTGAGCCCGGCCGGGTGTAGTTGAAATGCGATTCCGGCAGGCTAGCTAGGTAACAGAAAATAAGGAACAAATCGATGGAATCAGTTCCACTTTGTACGCAGCTGTCTGATCCGTCCACGAGTCCCTCGGTCCTCTTGGCGTAAAGAGGGGACAGACTCTTGCGTCGGTCTTAAACTGTTGAACTTGCACCCACCTCACTGTTCACGAAGCCACGAATGTGCCCACAAAGTACACGGAAATGCTGTACTGTACTTGCATTCCATCATGGAAGGCATATTGTAGTGCTTGGTCCTCTCGACGGGCAAAACTCAGGAAAAGACAAGGGGCCCAAAGCAGAGAAATTTACAACAAATGACCGTTGAACCCAAGATCCAGCCCGGCCCATCAGTTTAAAGGACCATGGAAACCTAAGCGCGCGAATCCTATTTGGCGCTTAAGCGACCATTCTCAAACGGGCGCCTGATGGCGGACCGGGATCCTCTAATTTAGAGAAGGAAAGTCACGGCGCTATAGTGCTTGTCTAGTGTAAAATGAAGAAGAAATGTTACGGACTATTAGCAGGTTATTTAGTTTTGTTAATTACTATAGATATAAAAATCCAAAATTAATTTATCTCACCATCAACTTGTTTGTATGTAATTACTATGAATGTGCATACTAGATATGTAATTTAAAAATTAATTTAAGTTATTTTAGACTTAATTGTATGAATTAACAGAAGAAAAGTTAGGAAAGTTGGTCTCGGCCTGCGTCTAGTGGAATTCAAACCTAAGACCTCCTGGTCGTTCAAGACCTGCGCTAGCCACCCCACCTGCCTCACCTCATGTGCTCTTGTACACTCTTTCCTACTTATGTCTTTTTCTatatgttttcctttttcttttcctttattcttcttctctattttttctattttttcgttTTTCCTTTTTATTCAGAATGGTTTTGCTCGATTTAAAAAAAATCCCATTTGAATAAACTTTTtttcaatttgatgaactttttttttcaaactcAATGAAATTTTTCccaaagttgatgaacttttattcAAAATCGATGACATTTCCAATTTTTTGAACTATTTTTACAAATGAATGAAACTTTTTCAAATCTGATGAGCTTATAAGGGCCACGCTAGGCGTCGGCCGGTGGATAAACAAAAAACATCTGCCGCTTCGCTGGCTATTGGATGGACACGGGGATGTCCATCCGATCTACCCATCCGCGAACGCCATCTCCCTTTTGCAACAAGAGCGGTGTTGCGGAACAAGCCCCGCAACAGGATGCTTGTTGCAAAATGCCGGGACGGCTGTTTGCCTTTCTGAAACACGGTCTGTGTTGCAAAACTTTTTTGCAAATGAGTCTTGTTGCAGATCTTTTTTACAACAAAGGTTTGTTGAAAAAAGTTGTCTTCACTTTTTTGCAACATAGCTTATGTTTCGGAAGAAACTTCTACAACATTGGTGTTGTTGCAGAAAAATTTGAGGGGAACCATGAGGAATGGGGGGCACATGTCACGTGGGACACGTGTAGTACGAGCGAACAGGGGTTGTGTTGCAGATTGTTTTGTCTTCATCTTTTGTAACATAGATGATGTTGCGGAAGAAATTTTACAACATGGGTGATGTTGCCGAATTTTCACAACATAGGTCTAGTTGCAGatatttttttttttgcaacaaaggCCTTGTTACAGTTTTTTTTCTTGAAACAGAGGTCTTGTCGCAGAAATTTTCCCGAAAAAGTCTTGTTACAGAAGTCAGGAATTTTACAAAAAAAATCGCAACAAAGGTATTGTTGCGGAATTATTCTGCAACAGAGGTCTCGTTGCAGAAATTTATAGTCTTTTTGCAACTGAAGCCCATGCGAGCCGAGGCCCTGCAACTGTTCCTAGGGTGAGACGAGAGCGATAGGATTGAGATATTTCTGGTGAAGGAAAGGTAGGCAACGGACGGGGCCACATGGACATGTGGTAGACGATGGAGACGGTTGACATTTGGAAGCAATCCGTCGGTGGATGCTAATCCTTTccctttcaaaatcgatgaactgttttcaatatcggtgaactttttccaaattggatggactttttttcaaattcgatgaaagtTTATcaactttgatgaactttttttcaaattcgatgacctttttcaaaattgatgaacttttttcaaactcacaaacattttttttcagtttttgtgttttttctcaaattcataaaCTGTTTTCGAATTTTGCAAAAAAATGGAacttttcacaaaaaaaaacataAACTATTTTCGAATTTTGAGATTTGGTGTCAGGTGCTTCAGATCTATGCAAGGCTTTAATGCCGACGAGTATGGCTCTAGGACGCTGGTCCTTAGAGGCATGTGCACGAAGATTTGCCGGTTGTCATCGAGAAGGTCAAGCCGGCTCTAGTAAGAGAGGGGCGACAACGGCGTGTGCTGGGGATATCATTGTCCTCTTAACATTACAAATACAAGTTAGTTTCCCACTAATCACGTAAAACTTAACTTAACTCTTCGTAGGTGCATTGCTCTATGGGATTTGCGTTCGTGTCATCCCTCTCTCACCGGGCAAAAATAGCGGAAACGCTGTTGGTTCTGGCCTGTTGGGTGTTTGTTTGACTCATGCGGGTCTCGTGGCAACCCCGAAAACACGCCACGCGAATCGACGCGCCCCGGAGCCTCTTCCCACCCTCTCCGCCTCCACGAATGACGTGACACGAACCCGACCTTCGTAGCGTCCTAGCTCGATCCTCCATGGCCGCGTCCGTATTCCTCGCCGCCGTCCTCGCCCTCCAGCTCCTCCATGTGGCCCGCGGCGAGATCAAGACGACGCTGATCGTGTCCGACTCGCGGCCCGTCATCCTGTTCGAGGAGTTCGGCTTCAAGCCCGGCGGCGTCGCGCAGGTCTCCGTGTCCGGCGTCTCATGGAGCGTCCCCGAGGGCTCCCCGCCCCAGGCCGTCGACCCGGGGCTCATGGGCTTCATCCTCATCTCCAACACCCTCTTCTTCAAGATCACCAACGAGTCCGAGTACGCGGAGGAGACCGGCAGCTCCTTCTGCCCGCTCACCAGCGAGTACGTGATGCCGCTCTTCCGGCTCAAGGACATCGGGCGTGACGGCGCCGGCGGGGGTAACGTGACCATCGGCGACGCCGACCAGTACACGGTGCTGTTCAGCAGCTGCCAGGACGGCGTCGAGATCACCATGGACGTTCGCACGGAGATGTACAACCTGCCTCGCCCCGGCGGCGACAGGGAGTACCTGCCCGTCGGCCTGCTCCCGCTGCCGGGAATCTTCGCCGCCTCCTCCGTGGTGTACTTCGCGTTCCTGGCGGCGTGGGTGTTCGTCTGCATCAAGCAGCGGGCCACGGTCGAGCGGATCCACGCCGTGATGGGCGCGCTGCTGCTGTTCAAGGCCCTGAAGCTGGCGTGCGCGGCCGAGGACGCGTGGTACGTGGGGCGCACCGGCACGCCGCACGGCTGGGACGTCGCCTTCTACGTCTTCGGCTTCTTCAAGGGCATCCTCCTCTTCACCGTCATCGTGCTCATCGGCACCGGTTGGTCCTTCCTGAAGCCATATCTCCAGGTCCGTACCGTACGTACGTATACGTGCAGTGCATGTAACGGTCGATCAACACGTGAGGGACAATTTATATTCACGTACGTAACAGCCCGATGGATATGATGGATGGAGAATGCATGCAGGAGCGGGAGAAGAACGTGCTGATGATCATCATCCCGCTGCAAGTGATCGAGAACATCGCGTCGGCGATGATCGGCGAGACGGGGCCGGCGGGGCGGGACTGGCTGGCGTGGAACCAGATCTTCCTGCTGGTGGACGTGGTCTGCTGCTGCGCGGTCTTCTTCCCCATCATCTGGTCCATCCGCAACCTCAGGGAGGCCTCCAAGACGGACGGCAAGGCGGCAAGGAACCTCAAGAAGCTCACCCTCTTCAAGCAGTTCTACCTCGTCGTCGTCGGCTACCTCTACTTCACCCGGATCGCCGTCTCCGCCTTCGCCGCTGTGCTCAGCTACAAGTACCAGTGGGTGGTCAACGTCTCCGTCGAGCTCGCCAGCCTCGCATTCTACGTCTTCGTCTTCTATAACTTCCAGCCGGTGGAAAGGAACCCGTACCTCTACGTTgcggacgaggaggaagaggctgCCGGTGGCCAGCTCGAGCTAGAGGGGACGTTTGAGATCTGATGAGACGTGTTCTGGATGCATGGAGGTCAACATATATAGCTGTATACTTTACAACCCCGGCCCGGCCGTCTCTGCTCTAAGTTTTGTACTGTACTTAATTAAGTGGATACATACATAGTAGTAGTACTACCTTCTTGCACGGAGCTAATATGTACTGTACAAATTATCATGTAAAGCTCATGCTCAAAGTTCATGCACATACGTCACCCATGGAAAAAAACATTCGGGGGTTCAATCTCACTTCTGACACCGCATTCGGaaattagagcatctctagcagatccgcTAAAACCTCGCCGCTTTTTTACTGCCTGAATAGGTCCGCTAAAAACTTACCGGCACGTAAAAGGACTCGTATATCTGTCCCTCTACTGCTATATGTACAGGGAAGGGTGCCTTCTAGGTAAGCAGACCGAATATGTTTCACCGCAAAAATACTTCTCCATTGCTAGGTTTAGAGAGCTCCGACGAGCAATTAGCCGCACGTCGCCTCTTCTTTTTCTCCGTCAATGACATATCCATGCCCACGGATCCATCCGCGGCCGTGGCCGCCACGCCGACACGGGTGGAGGCCAAGGCGGGCATGGAAGTGCGGCGAGCAAGGTTAGTACATTGTGGTGTTGTTTTTAGCTATGACATCCCAATGTTTAGAATGTTTAttatatttttttccaaaaatagtgCCAGAAAAAATTGTTTGTTTTATTTGTTAATACTATCTTAAActgtgttgttataatttggtggaTTTAATTTGATTAATGCCAACCTTAATCATCTTCTTATCTTTGCCTTGGGCATCTTAATTATGTGTCTATGAATTCttggaatttttgaagtttgcttgatctttattcgaGCCTTTATCCATTTTCTAGACTTTCCTAAAAAGAAAGTCCACTTCTTTTTCCTTCTATCAAAATCTaggattttttttgagaaaaatcaaagaatctctctctctctctctctctctctctctctctctctctctctctctctctctctctctctctctctctctctctctctgggggTGCAACCCAGACATGGGCCTAGCCCAGTTTGCCTCCGctcttttatttttctcttacCCGATTGGGCTAAGCCCACCTTGTTTTTTTCTCCCTTCTCCTGGGGTGGAGCCAACCTCTTTTTTCCCTCCCTTCTTCCTCTTCATGGCCTGGTAGACCAAGGCCCAAACCTGGCCACGAGCCTCTCGTTCGTCTTCCTCCTCACCACGCACACATGTACACAAGTTCCCTTGCCTAAAAAAAATGTACACAGGTTCCTAAAAAAATGTACATAGGTACATTCACTCCAAAAAAGGTACACAGGTACACTACCGAGCGGCCATGGCGGCCGTTTCTCCTCCTCTTTATTCCATTGATTCTACTCCCCGTTTCGCTTCGACTTCAACACGggaattggatccaaaagtttaatgctatggttagaatttattcttaatacttctttctctctctctctgggtgCAACCCAGACATGGGCCTAGCCCAGTTTGCCTCCGctcttttatttttctcttacCCAGACATGGCCACGAGCCGCTCGTTCGTCTTCCTCCTCACCACGCACACATGTACACAAGTTCCCTTGTCTCAAAAAAATGTACTCAGGTTCCCTAAAAAATGTACATAGGTACATTCACTCCAAAAAAGGTACACAGGTACACTACCGAGCGGTCATGGCGGACGCTTCTCCTCCTCTTTATTCCATTGATTCTACTCCCCATTTTGCTTCGACTTCAACACGGGAATtgaatccaaaagtttaatgctatggttagaatttattcttaatacttttcacgtagttgcggatgcttgcgagggggttaatcataagtaggaggtttgttcaagtaaaaaCAGCACCTAAACACCGatccacctgttggggaacgtagcaatttcaaaaaaaaaaattctacgcacacgcaagatcatggtgatgcatagcaacgagagggaagagtgttctccacgtaccctagtagaccgaaagtggaagcattatgacaacacggttgatgtagtcgtatgtcttcacgattgaccgatcctagtaccgaacgtacgacacctccgcgatctgaacacgttcagctcggtgacgtcccacgaactctgatccagcaaactgtcgagggagagtttcatcagcacgatggcgtgatgacggtgatgatgatgctaccgacacagggcttcgcctaagcaccacaacgatataactgaggtggattatggtggagggggcaccgcacacggctaagagagatcaatgattaacttgtgtgtctatggggtgccccttcccccgtatataaaggagtggaggagggggaggaggccggtctcctaggcgcgccccaaggggagtcctactcccaccgggagtaggattccaccccttccaagagtaggagtaggagggaaggaaggaggagagagtggGAAGGAAAAaaggccccccttccttgtccaattcggactagagggggagggggcgcgcggccagccctggCCGCCCCTTcctctctccaccaaggcccatgaggcccactaCACTCGCCGAGGGGTTCTGGTAAACCcctccccggtactccggtatttgccCAAactcactcggaacccttccgaagtccaaacatagtcatccaatatatcgatctttatgtgtcgaccatttcgagactccttgttatgtccgtgatcatattccgggactccgaactaccttcagtacaacaaaacacataaactcataatacgatcgtcaccgaacgttaagcatgcggaccctacgggttcgagaactatgtagacatgaccgagacatgtctccggccaataacaaatagcggaacctagatgctcatattggctctgacgtattctacgaagatctttatcggtcaaaccgcacaacagcatacgttgttccctttgtcatcggtatgttacttgcctgtgatttgatcgtcggtatctcaatacctagttcaatctcgttaccggcaagtctctttactcgtttcgtaatgcatcatcttgtaactaacccaTTATTCATatatcttgcaaggcttatagtgatctgcattaccgagagggcccagagatacctctccgacaatcggagtgacaaatcctaatttcgatctatgccaactcaacaaacaccatcagagacacctgtagaggacgtttataatcacccaattacgttgtgacatttgatagcacacaaagtgttcctccggtattcgggagttgcataatctcatagtcgtaggaacatgtataagtcatgaagaaagcaataacaacatactaaatgatcaagtgctaagctaatggcatggatcaagtcaatcacatcattatgttggggaacatagcaataattcaaaattttctatgcatcaccaagatcaatctatggagattctagcaacaaaagAGGGAGAGGAtgggcatcttcatacctttgaagattgctaagcgaaagcgtcactagaacgcggatgagggagtcgtactcgcggcgattcaaatcgcggaagattcgATCTAACGCCAAATGGACGGCGCCtcctcgttcaacacacgtacagcccagggacgtctcctccttcttgatccagcaaggggagaggagaagttgagggagagctatgacagcacaacggcgtggtggtggagcttgcagttcttcggcatggcttcgccaagcactactgaggaggaggtggagtgggagagggggagggctgcgccaggggcaagggtgaagctcccatgcgccttcccgctatatataggggtggagggggctggtttctttccctccaagtccattggggcgttggcaaaggtgggaggaaagaaatcccatcatttcccttccccaccgattgttatccccctttttagggatcttgatcttatcccttcgggatacgatcttattccttctaagggggatcttggcacgccttgaccaggggtgtggggccttgcccccactacccacgttcatgcgagtccccccatgtaggtgggccccactccggaaccttttagaaccttcccggtacaataccgaaaaatcccgaacattttccggtggccaaaataggacttcccatatataaatctttacctccggaccattccggaactcctcgtgatgtccgggatatcatccgggactccgaacaacattcaacaactgcacactaattcccataacaactctagcgtcaccgaaccttaagtgtgtagaccctatgggttcgggaatcatgcagacatgaccgagacaactctctggccaataaccaacaacgggatctggatacccatgttggctcccacatgttccatgatgatatcatcggatgaaccacgatgtcggggattcaatcaatcccgtatacaattccttttgtcaatcgatacgttacttgcctgagattcgatcgtcgatatcccaatacctcgttcaatctcgttaccggcaagtcactttactcattccgtaatgcatgatcccgcgactaactacttagtcacattgagctcattatgatgatgcattaccgagtgggcccagagatacctctccgtcatacggagtgacaaattccagtctcgtttcgtgccaacccaacaaacactttcggagatacctgtagtgtacctttatagccatccagttacgttgtgacatttggtacacccaaagcattcctacggtatccgggagttgcacaatctcatggtctaaggaaatgatacttgacattagaaaagcttttagcaaacaaactacacgatctcgtgctatgcttaggattgggtcttgtccatcacatcattctcctaatgatgtgatcccgttattaatgacatccaatgtccatggtcaggaaaccataaccatctattgatcaacgagctagtcaactagaggctcactagggacatgttgtggtctatgtattcacacatgtattacggtttccagttaatacaattatagcatgaacaatagacaattatcatgaacaaggaaatataataataatcattttattattgcttctagggcatatttccaacagtctcccacttgcactagagtcaataatctagttcacatcactatgtgattgtaatgaatcaaacacccatggggtttgatcatatcttgcttgtgagagaggttattagtcaacaggtctgaacctttcagatctatgtgtgctttacaaatctctatgtcatcttgtagatgcagctaccacacgctatttggggctattccaaataactgctctactatacgaatccggttttactactcagagtcatccaaattagtgtcaaagtttgcatcaacgtaaccctttacgacgaactctttttccacctccataatcgagaaaaattccttagtccactagttactaaggataactttgacccttgtcctgtgatccatacctggatcactcttgtaccccttgactgactcatggcaaggcacacttcaggtgcggtacacagcatagcatactgtagagcctacgtctaaagcataggggacgaccttcgtcctttctctctcttctgccgtggtcaggtcttgagtcttactcaatactcacaccttataacacagccaagaactccttcgtcCGGATGATCGATTGCCTCATTCTTCTTTGAAAATAAGTGCATTTGGCCATTGTGTTTTTCCAACTTTTGTAATAGATCTGGGCATGCATGGTTTTCAATAGATAACCCTAGGCCttcttcttctttgccgatctattttgaattcCTTCAGAATCTTGTCACGGtgtgtgttcatttgaaagtactatcaagtgttttttgatctatccttatagatcttgatgctcagtgttcaagtagcttaatccaggttttccattgaaaaacacttttcaaataaccctatatgctttccagaaattctacatcatttctgatcaacaatatgttaacaacatatactcatcagaaattctacagtgctcccactcacttctttggaaatacaagtttctcataaactttgtataaacccaaaatctttgatcatctcatcaaagcgtatattctaactctAAGATGCTTACTcatgtccttagaaggattgctggagctttgcatacttgttagcatcttataggattgacaaaaccttctggttgtatcatatacaacctttccttaagaaaattgtcgaggaaacaa is a window of Triticum dicoccoides isolate Atlit2015 ecotype Zavitan chromosome 2B, WEW_v2.0, whole genome shotgun sequence DNA encoding:
- the LOC119368015 gene encoding protein CANDIDATE G-PROTEIN COUPLED RECEPTOR 7-like, encoding MAASVFLAAVLALQLLHVARGEIKTTLIVSDSRPVILFEEFGFKPGGVAQVSVSGVSWSVPEGSPPQAVDPGLMGFILISNTLFFKITNESEYAEETGSSFCPLTSEYVMPLFRLKDIGRDGAGGGNVTIGDADQYTVLFSSCQDGVEITMDVRTEMYNLPRPGGDREYLPVGLLPLPGIFAASSVVYFAFLAAWVFVCIKQRATVERIHAVMGALLLFKALKLACAAEDAWYVGRTGTPHGWDVAFYVFGFFKGILLFTVIVLIGTGWSFLKPYLQEREKNVLMIIIPLQVIENIASAMIGETGPAGRDWLAWNQIFLLVDVVCCCAVFFPIIWSIRNLREASKTDGKAARNLKKLTLFKQFYLVVVGYLYFTRIAVSAFAAVLSYKYQWVVNVSVELASLAFYVFVFYNFQPVERNPYLYVADEEEEAAGGQLELEGTFEI